GAAAGACAGACTATGCAGATTCTCTTGCAACGCTCTTAAGCTAGCCGGCGTAAACCGATTAAGTGTAGAATGCTCCCCATCAGCATAGTCATTCAGGCTTAACCCATTCGTCAAAGACAGATGCAGGATCAGCCCCCGACTATTGGGCAGGCTAGAGTTGTCCGCACCAGCGGAGAAGAGGGACACATTGACATCGTAGTTCGTGATGTCTTCAAAACGGTTCTCCAGTTGGAGCGTGAAGCTTTGCTCCTCTAGGTTGTTCCGAATGCTTCTGACCTGATTTCCATAGAACAGAATGATGCGCTCTCGATCAACATCAATGGGTAGGATAGCGGTCAATTCAAAGCTTAGACTGGAGGTTACCAGAGTATTGCGGTTGCCCAACAGAGTGCGGAAAGAGCCTGAGTAGATATTAATCAGCGGTGGGCGATTCAACGATTGATAAAACAAGCCCACTTCCCGACCTGACAGCCTTTCATAGCGGCCTGCACTAATATCCGCCAAATCTCTTACCTGCTCCCACAGTCGAAATTCGCTCAGTTGGACGGTGAAGAAGGTATTGAGGGGAGCAGGGGCTACCTGGTCTCGTGTCGCAATGGCCAAGGTACTCACAGCAATGGCTTCAGCAATCGGTCGACCAATGCTCAGCACCTGAGCTGAAGGCAACAGTTCACCCAGATTTCCCGTATCCCGCAGAACCGAAGCCGTATCAACCTGATCATCTCCAACATAGAGGTTCAGCACATACTCACCTCTCCGTTGATAGTCAAAGATGACGGCAATATGCCGCCAAGCATCATACGGCAAATTCACATCCAAGAGCGTGGCTGAGGTAGAGGCCGTCCGAGACACCGTCAGCCGCCAGGTTGTCGTTTCCCACTGAGGTGTAGCCGCCGCCACGGTCAGCAGCCGATTAACCGCACCAAGGGCTGTCGATGTGCGGTTCCTCAGGTCGTCATTGATAGCGTCGATCAAGCTATCAATAGCGTTAACCAAGCTGGTTACTGCATCCATCAGATTAGGATTCGTTGTCTCATTAGCCGAGTCCCTTGCCTGTTGCAGATTCTCGATAATGGTTTGCAGATTGTTAATGGCTTCATTGCGATCCTCTTCAGAACGACCTGCGTTCAGGAGAATATTAGGACTGGTGCTGGTCGCTTGTTGGACAGCCTGAGGTACCGCTTCTCTGAGGCCCAAGACCGGGGTGATATTAGCTGCAGCGGTAGCTCTTAATGCATGGCCATAATCGAATAGAGTTACCTGGGGAGAGTTAGGTCGGGTTGAACCAGTAAACCCATTAGGACGTTGATTCTCCAGCTTGGTCCAAAATGACCAAGTGAGTCGCCGCATGTCAAACCGAGGAATGACGTTCAAAATGGCGGTATTAGCGTCAAGTTCTAAGACCTGAGCATTACGTTCGAGGGGCACCTCACCCTCTTGATTTAGGGTTAAGACCCGCTGGGCAGCAACCCGTTGCCAGTTGGGCAGGATAGCCTGCTCCGCACTGATCGTCTGATCCAGCTCCAGGTAGGTTTGGGGGGCAATCCAGCTTTGGTCAGCATCTAAATAGGAGTACTTGACCATCGGACGAAACACATCCACATTGCGCTGTACCCGTTCCCCGGTATTGTCGTTGACTAAAAAGCCTTGGTTGTCAATGCTGCGGCGTTCAGCTCGGTAATCCTCAATGTCTTGCTGGGTTACACCTTCCCCTTCAAGAGTTTGCTCAGATCTATCATCTTCGTCCTCTGGGGTGACCGTCACCGGGCCAACATCCATGGGCTGGCTCAGCTCTCTTAGCTCAGCCCAGAATAGAAAGAGGCGGCCAAAGGCATAGACGGGCGAGACATGATCGGCATCGATCACCAAATCGATCGCTTTCCAGGGACGCCATTGGGCACCGTTAACCAACTCGCGGTAGTAGAACTGAGCTGGCTGAGATTGGGTACGACCGACCAGAAACAGAATGTCATCCTGGCTAGCATTTTCCCTTGCCTCTAGGGGCTTGTGATGGTAGCTACCAACAATTTTTAGGTTGGCTACTTCCATAAACTGGTTGAGGTAGTGGGTATATGCCTGGGTAACAGATGCCTGGTTAATTTCTCCCTGCATGAGGTTTTGTTCTAGCTCCTCAAACAGGGGGGTTTTGTCGGTGCGAAGTTCTGGCTCAATGAAGCTTTCGGGATAGAGAAAGACCTTGCGATTGGCTTCCCATACCCGGTAGTTTTGGATCCACTCCCACTGATCGGCGGGGATAGTGGCTGGATCCACTCCTTTTTCCAGGTTCATTAGACAGCGTTGTACATACTGCTGCAGTGCGGCTGTGCCCTGAACGATGCGAGATGTTTCGACTACGCTGTTGACCTGCACATCCAAGAGTAGATAGTCCGACAGCAGGTCGGGGCTCCGGCGACCCTCAAAGTCGGCGGGGATATCTTCCATGGCCAAGGCCAGCAGCGCATCCCGCTTTTGCATCGCCAAGGGATCCCGTAGAGGACGGTAGACACGGGGCCATTGCTCGTCATCGTACAGGCCGCGTAGCACTGGCAGTAACGCATCTGCCTGCTGGCGGTAGAAGCTCAAGGAAAGGTCATCGGTGGCAGTAAACCGGATCAAGAAGCTGATATCTACCCGTAGTCGCTCGGCCAGGGCAAACCCGCGATGGAGCAGAATCAGATGTTCGACTCGGTTATAGGGGCGTTGTGCGCCAAAGTGCTGTTGTAGAGTCACGAGCTGAGGTACATCCCAACCACTGAGCTGCAAAATCGCCTCATTCACCAAGGGCGACTCCGACTGGAGCGTCAACACATCCAGCAGTGGGGCAGACTCGCCGCCAAAGGCTGCCTTCAATTCGGTGAAGATAAATAGGTGAGTCAAATCAGTTAGGTTGGGGCTGAAGACGTCGCTGACACTAAAGCAGGTAGGGTGAGTCAGCAATGCTCTGATTTCAGCGGCATTCAGCTCAAACCGAGTCACCAGCAGCAGAATTTTATGGAGTCGGAACAGATAGTCCAGCACATCGGTTGGAATGGGCTGCTCCTCATCTAGATTAATCAGTCGCTGCAGCAGGCGAGCCGGGTCACTCAACGGTTCGTTCACGGACTGGAAGTAAGTCATAACGGCCTGCAGGGGTTCGGGTTCTGCTCCCAACAGATCTGACAGACTAGCTAAGATGGCGTTGCGGTGCTCATCCCGGTAGCGTACCAGGGTTTCGATAATGGTGAACTGACGGTTGTTCTGGTTTTCCAGCACTGCCTGAATATCCGCCAGCACTGTGGGGTTGGGGGGAGTGTCGCCAAAGGCCGTGGAGAACTCGTCTAAATCATCAGGGCGCAGAATGATGCCGTACTCATTGACAAAGCCTGCCGCTTGCAAGGCACCGAAGACATCGATAGTCAAGTTGGCATTTAAGCCAGCCAACGGAGCAGACCAGGTTTGAACCTCGGCCAGGGGCTGCAAATCCGTGGGCATCTGGTAGCGATCGCTGACGGCTCCTAGATCATCCACAAAGTAGCGGCGGGTCAGGGCACCGATGGTGATGTCATCTTCCCTGGGGCGGAGGAAATCAACGATTTCGGCAGACTCGAACTCGCTGATCTGCTCCGAGATGAAGGTGATCGGGCTCACCAAAAACTCGATGCTCTGGTTCGCTAGGTCATCGGCAACACCACGCAGGGTGGCGGCGGTGTAGGGCAGGCGATCGCTAGGACTAGGACGGTCAGACGCAAAGAAGTTTAGATCATCGATGCTGATGCCAATACGGCGCATGTCGGTCAAGCGATCGCTCAACATGGCTAGATCCGCCAGAGACTCGACTTGCGAAAGCCCCACCCGATCCAGCAGCAGGTGGTATTCCCGCAGGGTCAGCCGCAGGGCCCGAGGCGTTTGCGCCAGTCGGTAGAGCTGCAGCAGGTAGGGAGTGTCTAGGGCAATCGTTGTTTCGGCTCCGCTGAGTTGTCTGACGAGGGCGTCCAGATCATTGCTGGACACTTGCAATGCCCCCATCAAACGGCTGCGGATAGCGCGATCGCGGCTGGGTAACTCCTGACCGGTAACATCCCAGCGGCGAGCAGGGTCGTGGTAGGCCCATGGAGATGTGCCCATCCCAGTTGGGTTAAACACCTGATCGAACAAGACTCGGCCATCGGCCCGGCCAGTGTGGCGCAGATCATGCCATAGGGCCGCAAGCCGTTCGCCAGACTGACGGTGGCGCGCCATCAACTGCCGGAAGGTCGCCAGATCCAGCAGGCTATCCCGATGCAGGATGATGTCAGGCAGGCGAGTGATTGTCAGAGGTTCCACAGTTTGCAGCCGGTCAAGATCGTCTAGGGTGACGGTGCGCCCCTGACCAGAGCGATCGCCAATCCTAGGGTTGTCTTCGGTGATGCCGTCAAAGCGCCATTCTAGGGCTAGGTGGGGCTCATCTCCCGTCAGAGCGGCATAGCGGTGGGCCACCAGCTCCGCCGTGGTGCGGGCCGTTGTCCACAGGCGTAGTTCTAGCACCGCCCCAACCAGATGGGTATCATCGGCAGTCGCTAACCCGTCATGGAAGCGCAGATCGGCGGCAGCAGCCCCCAGTCGGCTCGGCAAGGCCGCTGACAATTGCACCCCATCCCCTGTCCCCACCAGCTTGCCATCTAGATAGGCACGCAATACTTGAGGACGCAGCTCCGAGCGACCATCCAGCACTAGGGCCCCATGATGCCAACGGTTGGCCAGAATGCGATCGCTCGATAGCCAGGTACCCGACCAGCCCAGACTCACGTTATGGCCGCCCCAGTACAGCCGACCATCATGGGCATAGATCACCAGCCCTTGCTGGTCATCGCCGCTGTGGTAAAGAACCTGCTTACGCTGGCTGATCGTGGGATCGGCTAGCTTAAACCACAGTTCAATGGTGTAACGCTGCGGTGGGGTCGAGGTTTCCGCCGGTATGTCAAGGCTATCTTGGGCCGTACTAAAGCTGAGACTCACCTGGCTCTGGTGCCAAAAATCAGCATCCGTGGAGCGATCGCGGCTAACTAAGGTGGGTTTACGGGCCGATGCTAGGCCGCCCAGCCTCAAATGGTTGCCCTGAGGTGATGTATCTAACGTGTAGACGTTGTCGAACTCAGCCAAGGACCAGTAGGCCAGCAGCGTATCGGCAGTGAGATCTGGCGTCTGGTAGCGCTGGTGGACGGAAAAGTCTGACTGCACAGTCCCCCATAGTCGCAGGTCACGGAGCTGGCCGCCAAAGTACTGCTCCCCAGAGCGGCCTACCTCCAGAGGGACTGCGGCTGTCAGCCCAAGGGCCGGGACAGTGCCCTCCGCCTCCTCAACGCCGTTTACGTAAAAGGTGGCGCGATCCGCCGCAACGGTAACGGCAACATGGGTAAAGGCATCGGTTGCCAGAGCTGTTTCACCATTCAGGCGGGTATCGCCAGCCACGAGGGTGATCTGCCCCTCGGCATTTAGGCCAAACCACTGATCTGGGCCCCAGCTGAAGACAGGGTTGGCCTGGTCAATGGCACTGGGCTGCAGCCATGCCTCTAGGGTGAAGCGATCCGTCAATGCTCCCTGAAGTGCCTCAAGGGCCAGGTATTGGCGATCGCCGTCAAACTGTAGCGCCTGCAGGTTCAGCGGCTGCCGTAGCAGGGGCAGATCATCCACCTGTTGCCACATGGGATGATCAGGAATGTGCTCAACGCTAAAGAGCTGGTCATCCAGTTCAAACGGCTGGCGCGCACCAAGAGCCATCCAGTCATCCAGATCTAAATCGGCTGAGAGATAAACGCCCCGTTGCACCAGGATGTCATCAAAATATTTGTCTCCCGCTCTGGCGGCCCAGAAGCCAATGGTGCCAGCGGTGAGTCGGCGGCGATCGCGATTGCTGGAGTTAGTGTCATCAAAGGTATTGGCTTGAAACTCCGCCGGCTCGGGGGTACCCTCTGGCCAGATCTTGGCCCGAATCAGGGTGCGGCGACCGGTATCATGGGCTTCAATCAAGAAGCGGTACCACGTGTTGGACAACGGGTTGACCCCAGTATCCCGGCCTTCCCCGTTCACCTGGCGAGCCGCGTGGGGGTGGGGGGCAATGTGAAAGGTGCGCTGCCCGTCAAAGCGGCGGAGACGATAGTACTGGTCATGGCTGCCATCTTCAACGGCTTGGGGGTCGGTATAACGACTGAAAAAAGTAACCCCAATCCCGTCAAAGCTGCCGCTGGACTCCGGGGTGATCAGCATTCGCCCGGTGTAGGTGTAGCTGTTCCAGTCCAAGGCGTCCGCAGGTTGGTAGTGGCTATGAATGTTGTGCAGCCTCGACTGAGTTCCCAAGACAAGCGCTTCATCTTCCTCGGCAATTTGGAATAACTCGGGTACGGCACGACTGGAATTTTCCGCATCGGTATGCAGCCAATCCACCGGATCTGCTCCTGGCTCATAGGCGCTAAAGTCTTCTTGCAGCAGAGTCTCTTGCAGCACCTTGAGATCGTCAAAGGTCTTGGTGCCAGGGCCTGCCGTCCACACACCCACGGTGCCAGCAGTAATCCGGCGATCGCTGTCATCAACCGCTTTAATCTGAAAGTCTTCAGGCTCCAAGGTGCCAGCAGCCCAGATTTTTGCCCGCAGACGGGTGCGTTCTGCCCCAGCTTCCACCTCAATTGTGACCCGGTAATCCGTTTCCAGCTCCGGTAAAACGCCAGAATCCAGGCTACTGTCAGATTCAGCCCTCAGGGGTTGCACCCCGATGGGATGAGCCACCATATGAAACGTGGGTTGATGGGCATCCCGCCGCAGGGCGTAGTACTGGTCAACGCCGGTGGGGGTGCGGCTGAGCACTGTGAGCCCTAGGCCACTGTCCGTCTCACTGAAGCGCAGCTTCCCCTGATAGGTATAGTGACTCCAGGTGAGGGGCTCACCATCGGCGGGGGCATAGTGGGTTGTGATCCCGGCTAAATCAGAGTGGGTGCCGAGAACTGTCTTGCCGTTTAGATCAAGGGACTGAAACAGATCGGTAGCATCTTGAGGAGTAAGGCGATCGGCAGTATCCACCCAACCCGTGGGGTTGTCTCCCGGTTGGTACTGCGCAAACGTAGCCTTGAGCCGCACGGCTGCTTCCCGATCTTCCTCCTCTAGGTCTACTACTTCTAAAGTATTGAAACGGGCTGCTAGGGTCTGGGGTTGCTGACCAGCTACCCATAGACCGACGGTACCGGCCGTTATCCGCACATCACTGTCGTCGTAGGCCACCACTTGGGGATCGGTCGGCTGCGTTGTCCCCCAAGGCCAGACGGCGATCGCCATACGGGTACGTTCTGCCGGGCGATCGTCGGTCACCTGAATTTCAAAGGCATACCACGTCCCAGGTTCCACCGTCGGGAAATCATCCTGCTCTAGGGTGAGGGACTGCACCCCTTGGGGATGGGCCGCCAGGCTAAAGCTAGGTTGTCCATCTGGCCAAAGCACCTGCAGGCGGTAGAACTGATCGATATGCTCCGGATGACGGCTGAAAAAGGTCACCCCTAGTCCACCCGCAGTTTCCCCAGGTGGAATATCCGGCACATACAGCAGCCCACTA
The sequence above is a segment of the Candidatus Obscuribacterales bacterium genome. Coding sequences within it:
- a CDS encoding neuraminidase-like domain-containing protein gives rise to the protein SGLLYVPDIPPGETAGGLGVTFFSRHPEHIDQFYRLQVLWPDGQPSFSLAAHPQGVQSLTLEQDDFPTVEPGTWYAFEIQVTDDRPAERTRMAIAVWPWGTTQPTDPQVVAYDDSDVRITAGTVGLWVAGQQPQTLAARFNTLEVVDLEEEDREAAVRLKATFAQYQPGDNPTGWVDTADRLTPQDATDLFQSLDLNGKTVLGTHSDLAGITTHYAPADGEPLTWSHYTYQGKLRFSETDSGLGLTVLSRTPTGVDQYYALRRDAHQPTFHMVAHPIGVQPLRAESDSSLDSGVLPELETDYRVTIEVEAGAERTRLRAKIWAAGTLEPEDFQIKAVDDSDRRITAGTVGVWTAGPGTKTFDDLKVLQETLLQEDFSAYEPGADPVDWLHTDAENSSRAVPELFQIAEEDEALVLGTQSRLHNIHSHYQPADALDWNSYTYTGRMLITPESSGSFDGIGVTFFSRYTDPQAVEDGSHDQYYRLRRFDGQRTFHIAPHPHAARQVNGEGRDTGVNPLSNTWYRFLIEAHDTGRRTLIRAKIWPEGTPEPAEFQANTFDDTNSSNRDRRRLTAGTIGFWAARAGDKYFDDILVQRGVYLSADLDLDDWMALGARQPFELDDQLFSVEHIPDHPMWQQVDDLPLLRQPLNLQALQFDGDRQYLALEALQGALTDRFTLEAWLQPSAIDQANPVFSWGPDQWFGLNAEGQITLVAGDTRLNGETALATDAFTHVAVTVAADRATFYVNGVEEAEGTVPALGLTAAVPLEVGRSGEQYFGGQLRDLRLWGTVQSDFSVHQRYQTPDLTADTLLAYWSLAEFDNVYTLDTSPQGNHLRLGGLASARKPTLVSRDRSTDADFWHQSQVSLSFSTAQDSLDIPAETSTPPQRYTIELWFKLADPTISQRKQVLYHSGDDQQGLVIYAHDGRLYWGGHNVSLGWSGTWLSSDRILANRWHHGALVLDGRSELRPQVLRAYLDGKLVGTGDGVQLSAALPSRLGAAAADLRFHDGLATADDTHLVGAVLELRLWTTARTTAELVAHRYAALTGDEPHLALEWRFDGITEDNPRIGDRSGQGRTVTLDDLDRLQTVEPLTITRLPDIILHRDSLLDLATFRQLMARHRQSGERLAALWHDLRHTGRADGRVLFDQVFNPTGMGTSPWAYHDPARRWDVTGQELPSRDRAIRSRLMGALQVSSNDLDALVRQLSGAETTIALDTPYLLQLYRLAQTPRALRLTLREYHLLLDRVGLSQVESLADLAMLSDRLTDMRRIGISIDDLNFFASDRPSPSDRLPYTAATLRGVADDLANQSIEFLVSPITFISEQISEFESAEIVDFLRPREDDITIGALTRRYFVDDLGAVSDRYQMPTDLQPLAEVQTWSAPLAGLNANLTIDVFGALQAAGFVNEYGIILRPDDLDEFSTAFGDTPPNPTVLADIQAVLENQNNRQFTIIETLVRYRDEHRNAILASLSDLLGAEPEPLQAVMTYFQSVNEPLSDPARLLQRLINLDEEQPIPTDVLDYLFRLHKILLLVTRFELNAAEIRALLTHPTCFSVSDVFSPNLTDLTHLFIFTELKAAFGGESAPLLDVLTLQSESPLVNEAILQLSGWDVPQLVTLQQHFGAQRPYNRVEHLILLHRGFALAERLRVDISFLIRFTATDDLSLSFYRQQADALLPVLRGLYDDEQWPRVYRPLRDPLAMQKRDALLALAMEDIPADFEGRRSPDLLSDYLLLDVQVNSVVETSRIVQGTAALQQYVQRCLMNLEKGVDPATIPADQWEWIQNYRVWEANRKVFLYPESFIEPELRTDKTPLFEELEQNLMQGEINQASVTQAYTHYLNQFMEVANLKIVGSYHHKPLEARENASQDDILFLVGRTQSQPAQFYYRELVNGAQWRPWKAIDLVIDADHVSPVYAFGRLFLFWAELRELSQPMDVGPVTVTPEDEDDRSEQTLEGEGVTQQDIEDYRAERRSIDNQGFLVNDNTGERVQRNVDVFRPMVKYSYLDADQSWIAPQTYLELDQTISAEQAILPNWQRVAAQRVLTLNQEGEVPLERNAQVLELDANTAILNVIPRFDMRRLTWSFWTKLENQRPNGFTGSTRPNSPQVTLFDYGHALRATAAANITPVLGLREAVPQAVQQATSTSPNILLNAGRSEEDRNEAINNLQTIIENLQQARDSANETTNPNLMDAVTSLVNAIDSLIDAINDDLRNRTSTALGAVNRLLTVAAATPQWETTTWRLTVSRTASTSATLLDVNLPYDAWRHIAVIFDYQRRGEYVLNLYVGDDQVDTASVLRDTGNLGELLPSAQVLSIGRPIAEAIAVSTLAIATRDQVAPAPLNTFFTVQLSEFRLWEQVRDLADISAGRYERLSGREVGLFYQSLNRPPLINIYSGSFRTLLGNRNTLVTSSLSFELTAILPIDVDRERIILFYGNQVRSIRNNLEEQSFTLQLENRFEDITNYDVNVSLFSAGADNSSLPNSRGLILHLSLTNGLSLNDYADGEHSTLNRFTPASLRALQENLHSLSFLNISRQIATIVQDLQDEQEFAGRNFLLRNLPRYEASVIDVGNQPGWYILNTGDEQFLIQADIDNLKTAAERIRFEYAQSDLGDVRQHIKLYFDRDEALEAIDPTRDANLPRFRFVRLSTFAVHDLSLKLFTQGLDGLLSLQAQQTEELDFNSYQPFTYDPDSGLGLVLAEDIPSTIDFDGAYGLYYREIFFYIPFLIANQLSTNQSFADAQRWYHYIFNPTASESNRGTGLNPDRFWQYWPLRNLSLETLRQMLENEAALAEYQNDPFNPHAIARLRLNAYQKAIVMRYITNLLDWADNLFAQDNRESINQAFLLYVLAFNLLGPRPEARASQQFEEVGDYQGIREAFEETPEFLTELDLNGNVAARTSTITLNQNGKIINTFCVPENSDFIGFWDRVEDRLFKIRHSLNLEGVFRQLALFQPPLDVRALVQAAATGGRDIGSLLADLNVPVPHYRYSFMLERAKEMIGNVQTFGAALLDVLEKRDAEQLTMLENTHERNLLDLTTAVREAAVDAAREAIAVLGISRQRILNRRDYFQTLTDSGLNDEELAELVLMGIAQATRFVAVPVAAIAGGFRAAPEVETGAVAVFPYATASVSGEQFAAVADAARQIAEVTADTIDTAAAMTAKVGEYKRREQEWRLELRTSEF